In Segatella copri, the DNA window ACATTAATTAATATGAAACAATTATTTGCTGCGCTTCTTCTGGCGCTAACTTTCAATTCACAAGCTATGGCACAACAACGTACCGTAAAACTGAGAGTGATAGAGACAAGCGATGTGCACGGCTCTTTCTTCCCTTACGATTTCATCAACCGTAAGCCAAAAGCAGGAACCCTGGCGCGCGTTTCTTCCTACGTCAATAATCTGCGAAAAGACTATAAGGATAACCTCATCCTCTTGGAGAATGGCGATATTCTGCAGGGACAGCCTACCTGCTATTATTATAATTATGTAAACACAGAGGCTAGAAACGTGGCTGCCGATGTGGTCAACTACATGAAGTATGATGCGCAAGTGTTTGGCAATCATGATGTTGAAACGGGTCATCCAGTTTACGACAAATGGATAAAAGAACTCAATTGCCCAGTTCTTGGTTCCAACATCATCAGCACTTCTACAGGCGAGCCTTACGTTAAGCCTTATCTCATCCTGAACCGCGAGGGCGTGAAGGTGGCAGTCTTGGGAATGATTACTCCTGCCATTCCAAACTGGCTCACGGAGAATCTCTGGAGCGGACTGAAATTTGAAAATATGGTAACAAACGCCCGCAAATGGGTGAAGTATCTCCAGGAGAATGAAAAACCGGATGTTATCATCGGCCTCTTCCACAGCGGAAAAGACGGAGGCATCCAGACTGCCGAATATGATGAAGACGCCTCTATCAAGGTGGCAAAAGAAGTGCCGGGCTTCGACCTCATTCTCTTCGGTCACGACCATACGCGCGACAACGAAACCGTAACCAATACTGATGGAAAGCAGGTGGTTTGCCTGGATCCTGCCAACAACGCCATTAGCGTGGCTGATGCAGAAATAACCCTCACCCTCAACAAAAAAAAGGTGAACGGAAAGAAGCAGCTGGTGGTAACTGACAAAAAGGTGACAGGCAAGATTGTGGATGTGACAGATTGTCCTATCGACGAGGATTTCATGAAGACTTTCGAACCTCAGATTGCGGAAGTAAAGAAATATGTGGGCAAGCAGATTGGCAACTTCAAGACTACCATCTACAGCCGCGACCAGTTCTTCGGCAGTTCTGCCTTCAACGATTTCATCCTCAACCTCCAGTTGCAGATTACAAAAGCCGACATTTCGTTCAACGCTCCCCTTCAGTTCAACGCGGTTCTGAAAGCCGGCCCAATCTACGTGAGCGACATGTTCAATCTCTATAAATATGAGAACCAGCTCTACGTAATGCGCATGACGGGCGAAGAAATCAGAAAGCATCTGGAAATGAGTTACGACCTCTGGGTGAACACCATGAAGAGCCCGGACGACCATCTCCTGCTGCTCGATGAGAAGACCGTTGGCGACCAGCAACGCCTCGGTTTCAAGAATCTCTCGTTCAACTTTGATAGTGCTGCGGGAATCGATTACGAAGTTGACGTAACCAAGCCAGATGGCGAGAAGGTGAAGATTCTGCGCATGAGCAACGGCGAACCTTTCGATGAGAAGAAATGGTACAAGGTAGCCGTTAACAGCTATCGTGGAAATGGCGGCGGCGAACTCCTTACCAAGGGTGCCGGAATCCCGAAAGACAGTCTTGAAAGCCGAATCATCTATCGCAGCAAGCGCGACCAGCGCTACTATCTGATGGAAGAAATTGAAAAGATGGGAACGGTTGATGCAAAACCAAATAACAACTGGAAGTTTGTGCCGGAAGCATGGACCAAGCCTGCTGCCCAGCGCGATTTCGAATTGCTGTTCGGTAAGAAGAAATAGTTTCTCGAAACGCTTCTGGAAAAGCATATTATAAAGCT includes these proteins:
- a CDS encoding bifunctional metallophosphatase/5'-nucleotidase — encoded protein: MKQLFAALLLALTFNSQAMAQQRTVKLRVIETSDVHGSFFPYDFINRKPKAGTLARVSSYVNNLRKDYKDNLILLENGDILQGQPTCYYYNYVNTEARNVAADVVNYMKYDAQVFGNHDVETGHPVYDKWIKELNCPVLGSNIISTSTGEPYVKPYLILNREGVKVAVLGMITPAIPNWLTENLWSGLKFENMVTNARKWVKYLQENEKPDVIIGLFHSGKDGGIQTAEYDEDASIKVAKEVPGFDLILFGHDHTRDNETVTNTDGKQVVCLDPANNAISVADAEITLTLNKKKVNGKKQLVVTDKKVTGKIVDVTDCPIDEDFMKTFEPQIAEVKKYVGKQIGNFKTTIYSRDQFFGSSAFNDFILNLQLQITKADISFNAPLQFNAVLKAGPIYVSDMFNLYKYENQLYVMRMTGEEIRKHLEMSYDLWVNTMKSPDDHLLLLDEKTVGDQQRLGFKNLSFNFDSAAGIDYEVDVTKPDGEKVKILRMSNGEPFDEKKWYKVAVNSYRGNGGGELLTKGAGIPKDSLESRIIYRSKRDQRYYLMEEIEKMGTVDAKPNNNWKFVPEAWTKPAAQRDFELLFGKKK